The Muribaculum intestinale genome includes the window ATCAAGGATAAATTCGGTAAATAATATCATTGTATATAAAAAGCGCCGCAGCACAAATCTGCGGTGCTTTTTATATACAGGTATTTGCCGAATCATTGTATTCAGCATCATGTGAGCTTTGTTATCTTGTTTGATGGCATAATTGAGGAAATTTTTCTGAGATTTGTTGGGAGAATTGACGGGAGTTAGTAACTTTGCCTTATATGACATTATGTGCGTGCGTAGGTTGCATGTCTCATGGACAACTGCGTATGCCTGATGTTGCAGACACGACATTTTAATATAAATTTTAAATATTAACCTCAACCATGGCAGACAATAAAGAAAAGTTGTTCGACATGTTTCCTGAGTGCTCCTACGACCAGTGGAGAGCCAAAGTAGAAGCCGACCTTAAGGGTGCCGACTTCAATAAGAAACTTGTTTGGCGCACCAACGAAGGCTTCAATGTAGAGCCCGTTTACCGTGCCGAGAACATTGCCGATTTTAAGACCACGGACTCACTCCCTGGCGAATACCCTTATCTTCGCGGCACTCGTACAGATAATGACTGGAAGGTGCGTCAGGAGATACTTGAAGATACAATCGAGGCCGCTAATGCCGCGGCTCTTGATGTGCTCGGAAAAGGTGTTAATTCTTTGGGCTTCAATATTCCACTCACTACACCTGATGAAGTAGGCTGTCTCCTTGCAGGCATTGATCTCAACAATGTTGAAATCAATTTCCAGACATGTCCCCGCCATGCGGTAGAGTTGGCCAAGGCACTCGTGGAATATCTTCGCGGTAGTGGTGAGCTGACTGCGTTCAACGGCTCGATTGACTTCAATCCGATGCGTCGTGCGTTGAAGCACGGAACAGAGTTCCCCGGTGACATCAAGGCTATTGCCCTTGAATTGCTGGAGACTGTAAAACCGGTCGACAACCTTCAGATTTTTGCCGTTGACAGTTTCATGTTGTGCAATGCCGGCGCATACATCTATCAGGAGCTCGGATATGCTCTGTCATGGGGTGCCGAATGGATGACTATGCTAACTGATGCCGGTGTAAAGGCCGACATTGTGGCAAAGCGCATCAAATTCAATATGGGTGTAAGTTCCAACTATTTCATGGAAATCGCCAAATTCCGCGCTGCACGTATGTTGTGGGCTCAGATTGTAGAGCAGTATAAGCCCGATTCAAAGCAGAGCGCCAAAATGCTTGTGCATGCCATCACATCGCGTTTTAACCAAACGATATATGACGCTCATGTGAATCTTCTCCGTTCGCAGACCGAATCAATGTCGGCGGCTCTTGCCGGTGTCGACTCGATTACTACCACCCCGTTCGATGCTCCTTATAAGAAACCTGATGCATTCTCAGAGCGCATTGCCCGCAATCAGCAGCACTTGCTTAAGGAAGAAAGCCATCTTGATAAGGTAATCGACCCTGCAGGAGGTAGCTATTATGTGGAGACTTTGACTCTGTCTATCGCAGAGCAGGCATGGAAGCTGTTCCTCGATGTAGAGGAAAAAGGCGGATTCCTCGCATGCATTAACGATGGGACTGTACAGGCCGCAGTGAATGAGAGCAACGCAAAACGCCATACCGATGTCGCCCGCCGCAAGGAGATACTGCTTGGCACCAATCAGTATCCTAATATTAATGAGACTGCCGCCGGAAAAATTGAGACTACAGGTGCCGCTTGCGGATGCCATCATGGCGACCACGACCATTGCGATGACAAGGGTGGCCTTAACATGAATCGTGCGGCAAGCGACTTTGAGACTCTGCGTCTGGCTACCGAGGCTGCTGCAAAGCGTCCTAAAGTGTTCATGCTTACCATCGGCAATCTTGCCATGCGACTCGCTCGTGCCCAGTTCTCTACCAACTTCTTCGGATGTGCCGGATACGAGATTATCGACAATCTTGGCTTCGATACCGTAGAGCAGGGCGTAGAGGCGGCTATGGAGAAAGGTGCCGACGTGGTTGTGCTTTGCTCAAGCGATGATGAATATGCCGATTTCGCCCCCAAAGCCAATGAGGCTCTTGCCGGTCGTGCTATTCTTGTAGTTGCCGGTGCGCCCGCATGCATGGACGACCTCAAGGCTGCAGGTATCAACGACTTCATCCATGTGCGTTGCAACGTACTTGATACTCTTCGTGATTTCAACTCCCGTCTGCTCAAATAATCCAACACGTCAACAAAAATGAAACCAGATTTCAAAACCATAGATATTGCCAAAGACGCATTCGGCACCAATCATGTTGCCGTGGCACACGGAGAGGACTGGATTACACCGGAACTTATTTCCGTAAAGAACGTCTATACAAAGCAGGACCTTGAGGGACTGGAACACCTCAACTATATGTCGGGTATCCCCCCGTTCCTGCGTGGCCCGTACAGCGCTATGTATCCTCTGCGCCCATGGACCATCCGCCAGTATGCCGGCTTCTCTACAGCCGCCGAGTCAAACGCTTTCTATCGCCGCAACCTTGCGTCGGGACAGAAAGGTCTTTCTGTTGCATTCGACCTCGCCACACACCGTGGCTACGATGCCGACCATCCCCGTGTTGTAGGTGATGTGGGTAAGGCCGGTGTGTCAATCTGCTCGCTCGACGACATGAAAGTGCTCTTCGATGGTATTCCTCTTAACAAGATGTCTGTGTCGATGACTATGAACGGTGCGGTGCTTCCTGTGCTCGCCTTCTATATCAATGCAGGCCTGGAGCAGGGTGCCAAACTTGAAGAGATGGCCGGAACTATCCAGAATGATATCCTTAAGGAATTCATGGTGCGCAATACATATATCTATCCGCCTGAATTCTCGATGCGTATTATCGCCGATATCTTCGAGTACACCTCGCAGAACATGCCTAAGTTCAACTCGATATCAATTTCCGGTTATCATATGCAGGAAGCCGGTGCAACATGCGACATCGAGCTCGCCTATACTCTTGCCGACGGTCTTGAATACCTTCGTGCAGGCGTGAATGCCGGCATGGATATCGACTCGTTTGCTCCGCGTCTGTCGTTCTTCTGGGCCATCGGCATGAACTTCTTCATGGAGATTGCCAAGATGCGTGCTGCACGCATGCTCTGGGCCAAGATTGTAAGCCAGTTCAATCCCAAGAATCCGAAATCGCTCGCTCTGCGCACTCACTCGCAGACCTCCGGCTGGTCGCTTACCGAGCAGGATCCTTTCAACAACGTAGGTCGTACATGCATTGAGGCTATGGGCGCAGCTCTTGGTCATACCCAGTCGCTTCACACCAATGCGCTTGATGAGGCTATCGCTCTGCCTACAGACTTCTCGGCTCGTATCGCGCGTAACACCCAGATTTATATTCAGGAGGAGACTCTCGTTACAAAACAGGTCGACCCGTGGGGCGGCAGCTACTATGTCGAGGCCCTTACCAACGAGATTGCTCATCGTGCATGGGAGCATATCCAGGAAATCGAGAAACTTGGCGGTATGGCCAAGGCCATCGAGACCGGTCTGCCCAAACTTCGTATCGAGGAGGCGGCAGCCCGCACACAGGCACGTATTGACTCCGGCCGTCAGACCATCGTAGGCATCAACAAGTATCGCCTTGACCACGAGGATCC containing:
- the mutA gene encoding methylmalonyl-CoA mutase small subunit, with the translated sequence MADNKEKLFDMFPECSYDQWRAKVEADLKGADFNKKLVWRTNEGFNVEPVYRAENIADFKTTDSLPGEYPYLRGTRTDNDWKVRQEILEDTIEAANAAALDVLGKGVNSLGFNIPLTTPDEVGCLLAGIDLNNVEINFQTCPRHAVELAKALVEYLRGSGELTAFNGSIDFNPMRRALKHGTEFPGDIKAIALELLETVKPVDNLQIFAVDSFMLCNAGAYIYQELGYALSWGAEWMTMLTDAGVKADIVAKRIKFNMGVSSNYFMEIAKFRAARMLWAQIVEQYKPDSKQSAKMLVHAITSRFNQTIYDAHVNLLRSQTESMSAALAGVDSITTTPFDAPYKKPDAFSERIARNQQHLLKEESHLDKVIDPAGGSYYVETLTLSIAEQAWKLFLDVEEKGGFLACINDGTVQAAVNESNAKRHTDVARRKEILLGTNQYPNINETAAGKIETTGAACGCHHGDHDHCDDKGGLNMNRAASDFETLRLATEAAAKRPKVFMLTIGNLAMRLARAQFSTNFFGCAGYEIIDNLGFDTVEQGVEAAMEKGADVVVLCSSDDEYADFAPKANEALAGRAILVVAGAPACMDDLKAAGINDFIHVRCNVLDTLRDFNSRLLK
- the scpA gene encoding methylmalonyl-CoA mutase codes for the protein MKPDFKTIDIAKDAFGTNHVAVAHGEDWITPELISVKNVYTKQDLEGLEHLNYMSGIPPFLRGPYSAMYPLRPWTIRQYAGFSTAAESNAFYRRNLASGQKGLSVAFDLATHRGYDADHPRVVGDVGKAGVSICSLDDMKVLFDGIPLNKMSVSMTMNGAVLPVLAFYINAGLEQGAKLEEMAGTIQNDILKEFMVRNTYIYPPEFSMRIIADIFEYTSQNMPKFNSISISGYHMQEAGATCDIELAYTLADGLEYLRAGVNAGMDIDSFAPRLSFFWAIGMNFFMEIAKMRAARMLWAKIVSQFNPKNPKSLALRTHSQTSGWSLTEQDPFNNVGRTCIEAMGAALGHTQSLHTNALDEAIALPTDFSARIARNTQIYIQEETLVTKQVDPWGGSYYVEALTNEIAHRAWEHIQEIEKLGGMAKAIETGLPKLRIEEAAARTQARIDSGRQTIVGINKYRLDHEDPIDILEIDNTQVRNEQIERLNEVKAHRDEVAVKKALADITECVRTKEGNLLDLAVKAAGLRATLGEISDACEEVVGRYKAVIRTISGVYSSETKKDPDFIRAQQMAEDFAKREGRQPRIMIAKMGQDGHDRGAKVVATGYADCGFDVDMGPLFQTPEEAARQAVENDVHILGVSSLAAGHKTLVPQVIEELKKLGRDDIMVTAGGVIPAQDYDFLYKAGVAAIFGPGTRIPDSAIKMLEILNGAE